A genomic segment from Gracilinanus agilis isolate LMUSP501 chromosome 1, AgileGrace, whole genome shotgun sequence encodes:
- the STMND1 gene encoding stathmin domain-containing protein 1, which translates to MGCGASKPVEGQRPVPEPKKGWEEGSKVDIGESHISVDAEPWNGSARPRSTTDSGVGLEERVLMESLPGTIPENSLSLDERNEEVNTEPVISGLINTSQHLQSQERLKSSDILEELIIQGIIQSQSKVFRNGESYNVMMNMDEKPLRKPPARLEKLKTKRETNGFTIKNIEEKMKAADERRKVKGEEMKKRLRSDRPLPPIVRSSTAVLSEDDTPFTKGFKSTDYRVFQTSTMETGRQAKRKKSIGKGNMVSSEINQTYEGFGLVESDAHYNTSDDAF; encoded by the exons GTTGATATTGGTGAATCTCACATATCGGTCGATGCTGAGCCTTGGAATGGATCAGCAAGGCCTAGAAGCACTACAGATAGTGGAGTGGGACTGGAAGAACGGGTCTTGATGGAAAGCTTACCTGGAACCATTCCAGAAAATTCACTTTCTCttgatgaaagaaatgaagaagtaaATACAG aaCCAGTAATCAGTGGATTAATCAATACATCCCAGCATCTTCAGAGTCAAGAGAGGTTGAAGTCATCAGATATCTTGGAGGAACTTATCATTCAAGGAATAATACAAAGTCAAAGTAAAGTATTTAGAAATGGAGAATCATATAATGTCATG ATGAACATGGATGAAAAACCTCTCAGGAAGCCACCTGCCAGACTAGAAAAACTTAAGACCAAAAGGGAAACAAATGGTTtcacaataaaaaatatagaagagaagATGAAGGCAGCAGATGAAAGGAGGAAG GTTAAaggtgaagaaatgaaaaaaaggctGAGAAGTGACAGGCCTCTGCCACCGATTGTCCGTTCGAGCACAGCAGTGCTGAGTGAAGATGACACTCCATTTACCAAAGGATTTAAAAGTACAGACTATAGAGTGTTTCAGACTTCTACCATGGAAACAGGAAGgcaagcaaaaaggaaaaaaagtattgGGAAAGGCAATATGGTCTCAAGTGAAATAAATCAAACCTACGAAGGCTTTGGGCTTGTGGAATCCGACGCACACTACAACACTTCTGATGATGCATTCTGA